The sequence AAACGACGTTCGCGATCACCTGCTGAAGCCGGCCCGTATCTGTCAGGCAGATGCAGGGTTCAGCGGGATCAATGAAGGTGAGCCGCACTTTGCGCTCAACCCCGTATCCTTCCAGTTCTTCGGCGGCGGCACGAAGGGCATCCTTCAGGTCGACCCTTTCGAGCGTCACCTTGAACTGTCCCGAATCCAGCTTCTGCAGGTCCAGCAGGCTGTCGATCAGCTTGCGCAGGCGTTTCGTATTCCGCCGGGTTATTTCGACCCCCTTGAGGGCCTTGTCCGGCAAGACGCCGAAGCCTCCTGCGTGCAAGAGGTCCAGCGCGCCGCTGATGGATGTGAGGGGAGTGCGCAGTTCGTGGCTGATGACGGAAACAAGCTCGTTCTGCAGCCGCACCGTTTCCTCCGCCTTTTTCCTTGCTGCCTTCAGGTGTCGCACGGTTTCCTCTTCCTGCGTCACGTCGATCAGATCGAGCGTCCAGCCCAGAAACTTGCGATCCGGATGGACGGCATTCTCGATAACCAAGGCCCTTGCGCGATACGCACGGTCCCCGACGATATGGTGCACGGTCGGGTCGATCTGTTTGCCCTGCATCAGGTCAGCGACCAACTCGTCGATCATGACCCTCAGCTCTTCCGCGTTCTCGCCCCGCAACATGTCCTTCACGACAGAATTCTTCGAGACCATGCGGCCCTTGCGGTTGAAGATCATCTTCAAGCTGTCTGACGCATGAAAAAAATGCTGTTCCCCGACCTTTTCGGCTTTGAGCCACCGGCTGTTGATGATGACCGACCCGTAGGACGCGAAAGAGATCACGATCACGTAGGGCGTCGGGTCGACCCCCGCGACAGTAAAGCCGAAAAGGAGGTAACTGATATTCGTTCCGACGGGCACAGCCGACATCGCCAGTATGGCCCCGTAGATCGGCCTGAAATAGTCGGTCGACTTGCGAAGACCGTAGAAGGCGATCACGCCGGCGAG is a genomic window of Sulfitobacter alexandrii containing:
- a CDS encoding ATP-binding protein, whose product is MIDGYEIDGLFAFGFFILCVLIFHTVRSWKRPVGPGHTFFLMTHVGVAAWLTVTILQVAAVSVPDKIFWHTLALPMSSLCAAAWSMFLIKFGPIKVNVLGRYAYKVVVVSTGIGIILALTNFWHQSLISLDSRSDMIDGRLSIMPDRGWMFYVLEAYNFSWITLAGVIAFYGLRKSTDYFRPIYGAILAMSAVPVGTNISYLLFGFTVAGVDPTPYVIVISFASYGSVIINSRWLKAEKVGEQHFFHASDSLKMIFNRKGRMVSKNSVVKDMLRGENAEELRVMIDELVADLMQGKQIDPTVHHIVGDRAYRARALVIENAVHPDRKFLGWTLDLIDVTQEEETVRHLKAARKKAEETVRLQNELVSVISHELRTPLTSISGALDLLHAGGFGVLPDKALKGVEITRRNTKRLRKLIDSLLDLQKLDSGQFKVTLERVDLKDALRAAAEELEGYGVERKVRLTFIDPAEPCICLTDTGRLQQVIANVVSNAMKFSGTGDTVTISASRLEDFAEIRITDTGPGIPKGSEDKVFGRFTQLDSSSTRQHEGTGLGMNITRLLLEELGGHIRYESELGVGTTFFVRIPLFESNQAAVAG